Proteins encoded within one genomic window of Saccharopolyspora pogona:
- a CDS encoding dienelactone hydrolase family protein, whose product MSQESLPEYPEAGHSFLNDVENGPAALRPLLRITGAGPHPESAADAWRRIEDFFAEHLKS is encoded by the coding sequence CTGAGCCAGGAATCCCTACCGGAATACCCGGAGGCCGGGCACTCGTTCCTCAACGACGTCGAGAACGGGCCGGCGGCGCTGCGCCCGCTGCTGCGGATCACAGGAGCCGGCCCGCACCCGGAATCCGCCGCCGATGCCTGGCGGCGGATCGAGGACTTCTTCGCCGAACACCTGAAGTCGTGA
- a CDS encoding esterase-like activity of phytase family protein produces MQIRTRSAVLAAAALLFLAPAAFPAAAQESASSRLLGTYVVPHDLRVDGTPVGGLSSVDYDRRSGDFVFVSDDWSDYAPARYYRADVSVTERGVEDVTFTGASLFRRPDGTTYPTIDTWREAQHEVPRALRNVLGTVDPEELRVDPLTGDVAWTNEGQRNVPADGSERETVLLDPALRISHRDGRYVRDLPTAPNEKMTMGETGPRVNETFEGLTYTADGMQVVSALEGPLEQDGPSANADHGAFSRITVHDRAGLPIAQYAYPVEPLFAQPQPPNDWNANGISSLLADEQPGRFLALERGYASGIGTKGRIFEFSTVGADDVMDRYSLAGGGFRAVQKRLLVDLDEIGVPYTDNVEGISWGPLLPTGERVLLVVSDNNFSPNQQTQLIAIAVR; encoded by the coding sequence ATGCAAATCCGAACCCGATCGGCAGTGCTCGCCGCTGCCGCCCTGCTGTTCCTCGCCCCGGCCGCGTTCCCGGCCGCGGCGCAGGAATCCGCCTCGTCCCGACTGCTGGGAACCTACGTGGTGCCGCACGACCTGCGAGTGGACGGCACCCCGGTCGGCGGTCTGTCCTCGGTGGACTACGACCGCCGCAGCGGCGACTTCGTCTTCGTCAGCGACGACTGGTCCGACTACGCACCGGCCCGCTACTACCGGGCCGACGTCTCGGTGACCGAGCGCGGCGTCGAGGACGTGACGTTCACCGGGGCGTCGTTGTTCCGCCGCCCGGACGGCACCACCTATCCGACGATCGACACCTGGCGCGAGGCGCAGCACGAGGTGCCGCGCGCATTGCGGAACGTGCTGGGCACCGTGGACCCGGAGGAACTGCGGGTCGATCCGCTCACCGGTGACGTCGCCTGGACCAACGAAGGGCAGCGCAACGTTCCCGCCGACGGCTCCGAGCGGGAGACCGTGCTGCTCGACCCGGCGCTGCGGATTTCGCACCGCGACGGCCGGTACGTGCGGGACCTGCCGACCGCGCCGAACGAGAAGATGACGATGGGCGAAACGGGCCCGCGCGTCAACGAAACCTTCGAGGGCCTGACCTACACCGCCGACGGCATGCAGGTCGTCTCCGCTCTCGAGGGCCCGCTGGAGCAGGACGGGCCGTCGGCCAACGCCGACCACGGCGCCTTCAGCCGCATCACGGTGCACGACCGGGCGGGCCTGCCGATCGCCCAGTACGCCTACCCGGTGGAGCCGTTGTTCGCCCAGCCCCAGCCGCCGAACGACTGGAACGCCAACGGGATCTCGTCGTTGCTCGCCGACGAGCAGCCGGGCCGCTTCCTCGCCCTGGAGCGCGGCTACGCCAGCGGGATCGGCACGAAGGGCCGCATCTTCGAGTTCAGCACCGTCGGGGCCGACGACGTCATGGACCGGTATTCGCTGGCCGGCGGAGGTTTCCGCGCCGTGCAGAAGAGGCTGCTGGTCGACCTGGACGAGATCGGCGTGCCCTACACCGACAACGTCGAGGGCATCAGCTGGGGACCGCTCCTGCCCACCGGGGAACGGGTGCTCCTGGTGGTCAGTGACAACAACTTCTCGCCCAACCAGCAGACCCAGCTGATCGCCATCGCCGTCCGCTGA